The DNA segment TTCTTTCCTTTGGAATGCAGCTCTTCAGGTGTTTTCCCCGCAATTCACAAGGGAAAGCTGCTAAACAAGGTGTTCATACCCTGTTCTCCAGACTACACCATCTATGCACTGAGCTGTACTTCCAGCGTACTCCAAATGCACTACAGGAATGACAATTTCCAGCGCAGACTCTTTAACAGAGCCAGTGGCATCCTCCCTCCCCTTCACCAACGCAACTGGAGAGAGAGAGTTTGTTTAAATCAGAAAACAAGCAGTTTTcccctctgggctcctcatctcAACAGCGTGCACCCTCTGGGATCACAGCAGAAGGCAAAAGGGAGGTTACCCCTCTGCTTCATGGCTTCAAAACAAATCCCCACAGTGAGCCTGGGAACGCAGCCACCAGCCCCATGCTCCTGGAGAGGGTGCCCATCCAGTGATGGGACACGGCTCTGCTGGTGCTCACTTTGGCTGCAGGGCCAGCGGAAGCTGCAGCTCCCTTCTCACACCAGGTGTTGCTGAGGCTGCTCACACTTCCCATGTTTCACCATGCTCCTTGTGGGATCAAGGATACACTTACCTGGAGCTCATTGCCAGGGTGGGTCATGAGTCTGTATTCATTACCCAGAACAGgtaataaatacagttttaaactATGTGATTACTTAATCCGACTGTGCCCATTTAAATTTTCTGCTTCAGCTTCCACCCTCTCACAAGCATCCTGCTATCAGCTGAGATGAGAAACCAAAGCCATTTCTATGGTAAATTCTACCTGCAAAAGCTTGATGGTCCTGGTGGCCTCCCACATTTCAGTCTCAGCCAGATATCTGGCTGCTCATGGGGCATCATCTTCCAGCTCCAGACTCATCTGACCCAGCTGAGGCCACTCAACCTTCAGAAACCTCCTCCCTTGCTTCTCCTGAgctggatttcacagaatcacagaattgtcatggctggaaaggacctctgacatcatcgagtccaaccatacacacacaaaaacccctacaatctcagccactagagcatgccactagagcaCGTCCTGAAGTGTGCacctacacgtttcttaaatacctccagggatggtgactcaaccactgccctgtgcaggctgttccagtgcctgaccacgctctcagtaaagtaattcttcccaatatcaaatctaaacctcccctgccgcaacttcagaccatttcctctggtcctgtcattatcctatagaagaggccaacactcacttctctacaacctcctttcaggtagttgtagagggcaatgaggtctcccctcagcctcctcttctccaaaccaaacatgcccagttccctcagcctctcctcgtatgacttgttctctagactcctcaccagcttggtagctctcctctggacacgctccagcacttcaattcTATCAGCTCAGTTTGCCCAGTGGGGTTTGGTTTACCATCAGAGTCAGTGctaggggggaaaggggagacgAGGACAGAAGGGTGCAGGGTTGACCTATTGCAGGTTGTTAAGTCAACCTCACCCCTTTCCCTCAGGGAGGTCAGTGAAACCATCTCGCCTTTGCAGGGCAACCTGATGAAGCAGCGCTTTGAAGAGGAACATGCCGTTTCCTTTCAATAAGGGTGTGGCTGTAAGGTCTTCTCAAAGGTCTTGCAGAAGTTAGACGGGTGAGAGACACCCAGTTACTCAGCAGTGAGCAGGTCTGTGATTGAGGAAAGGACTTCAAACAGGCCCATAGGCAGTACAACGCTCCTGCTGAGTGCCAGAGGAAGGTGTGACAGATAGAGACGTGCTTCACCTAACAGTTTTatggcagctctgcctggctcAGCTTTCCCACCAATAACCTCTTAAAGGAAGAGATTAAGGGATTAAGGGTTAAACTTGAGACCTAGTTCCCTagtatttcagtgttttataCTTCACTGTTGCCTGGATGAGATAAGACAGGCTGTGATCGGTTACTGTGATGCCATCCAAAGAGCCCATGgctttccctgccccacatctaggAGACCCTGAAGATGTGGGATGCAGCTGACCACTGAGAGCTCACCAGCCTGTGGCAGAAGGCATGAATTATGGAGCTGACATCTACTGTAAATCCCCTTGCTCCTCACTCCAGCCAGCTCAAGACACCCAGTCAAGTCAATAATCTTCATACCCAAGGTCACTGGTGCTAAAGACAAGATTTAGCAACTTTAAACACAGAAGTTAAATCAAGCCCTCTGTTTCCTTGGCTAGAACTACCCATTGACACATGCCATGTCCTGCCATAATCTGTAGGGTGCAAACCAAACCACAGGGCTGCACCTTGGCCACAGCCAAGATGACTGGAGCACCTCTTGGTAGTGGAGGACACTGAGAAGCTTCCATTGAACTTCATTATTCTAAGCTTGGCATTAGAGCACAAGTGTTCACAGAAGGTATTTCCCAGAGAGAAGACCTTTTACAGAACATCTGCCTCAGACCCTTGCAGCTTCGGCTTTAGTCCTGTGCAGGAGTGAAAGATTTCTCTAATAGACTAAATCCTATAGATAGAGATGCAGGTGCTGTGCCGACCACCAGTACTGTCCCCGGAGTGGATACTAATGGACCATATTCAACCTCCACGGAGCCACTGACCTCATAGCTCTGGCCAGAGATGCCAAAACCAAAGGCACAGGGACCAGCTGCTGACCCATGGCAAGGTATCACTCTGCACCCATTATTCAGTGTCCCTTCCCCTCCTGTTGCACCATAGGTCTTATTTCATAAggcccagctctcctgcagggtgATCCAAACGAAAGCAGGGCAAAATTATAAAATGCCATGCAGAATAATCTAGCAAAACAGATACCTGCCATGGACAGCTTCTTCCTTCCAGGGAAGCATCAAAGACTGGCCTTGAAAAGGCATCCTCCCAAATACCCCTCACTCAAAGCATCCTTCTATTTGTTACGTCAATGTGTTTTCTGAGCAGAACCTATCAGTTCAACAAATGTGAGACATGAACAAAgtcccaccaaaaaaaatattgcctgaCCTGATGAGGCCAGAACTGTCCCATGGTACAGAGGGAGAGCTCCTGTGGGCCATCTATAAAGGCTCTTCTGCAGGAACTCCTGCTGCAGAAAAATGCCACAGTCACATGCAGGGCACAGGAGGTTCACTTTTATAGGAATTGTCAATCATAAGATGGACTGCTTAAAAAGTTGTATCTTAGGAAAGATACCCTAGAACTTATACTTAGAACTGGCTTTGGAAGTTCCTTGCTCTCCTGGATTTTCCTCTTtaataaagttattttctttattattctatTGTTACTTGTTATATGTAAGAATTTATGAAATACACCTCCTTCAACCTATTTCAGCTAATCTGAATTGAATCACTGAGTTCCATAACCTCAGAATAAGCTCGTCCTCCCTTTTCACCCTAATTAAGATGCTCTTAAGcatctcccttctctttttcccttgggTGATAACCTAATTAGCTCTTGTAATTAAAACTGTACCTGAAGGGCTGGGCTTTGCACAGATGTTGGCATTGTTCCAGGGAACACCATGGGGTTAATGCCAGGAGCAGGTCGCTCCTCAGCACTGGGTGGGACAGCTGAGGAGCCTTAAATAACATCCAGTCAAAGAGGTCTGCTGAGCCTTGGGGGACTTTTCTGGATGTCTGGCCTTTGGTATTTTTAACTTGGTTATCCAGATACTTCCAGACTTCCAGTATTTCCTTCTGTGGTGCTCAACACTGAGACTAAATTTTCCCAAGTGAATGTAGAGAGCCTGCCCTGGAAGATTTTCCATCATTCAGCCCTATCTGGAATTTTTCCTCTGTTCATTGATCTTAGggctataaaaaaaccccacaacccactGACAAATGAATTAGCTCAAAATCTCCTTGTTTGAATGCTTTGCTTCAAGCTCACTTTCTGTAGCAGGGCTGGAGAGCATTTCTTATGGTCACACCTCCAGCAAATGCGATGCTCCCCTTGTGCTGTCACTCTCACAGGTGGCTGGGCCATGAGTGGCCTGAGCAGGGATGCTTTATTCTCTGAGACCAAGGGCTGACTAAGGCCATAATTCTTCTGCGAtttacaacaaacaaacaaaaggctgGCCCAAGCCTGGCTCAAAAGACATTCCGGATGACAGGGAAATCTTTCCTGGGAAATGAATGAATTTCCAACAGCCCTCAGCTTCTTCATTCACACCACCTGAAATCAGTTCAAGCTGGACACTGTGGAAATTGCCCCAAAGAAGCAAAATTTTCAGGCCTGTTCCAGAACAAGTCTGAGCAGAAGAGGGGAGAATTGCACCTTGGATATTATACATAGGAAATTTGCAGTGTTTCAGggtaccttttttccccttttagctGTACTTCAAGGTCCTGTTTGTCATGGAACTTTATCATTAAAGTCATAGAAACTATGACTTATTGTCATAGAAACGTGAAGGAATCTGATTTTTGCACACTAAGAACAAGCCCCAGGGTGGAGGCTTCGCCATGGGTGATGCACCTCAGCCAAGAAAGCCGGGCAACAGGAAAGGATGGGGCTGTAGCTCTCTGCACTCCTGTTCCCAGGAAGCCATGGAAACCCACAAAGAAGTGCCTGCCATGGTTCTGTGTCTGTGGCAAGTACAGTGCTGGTTATTacattaatgtttcttttttgttcccgTCTCATGGCCGCGCCATGAGATTCACTGAGTTAACTACACCAGAATAATCTATGGTGAGGTCTTCATGCCAAGGACCATCAAATGGATGATGACTTTTtaattgtactgaaaaaaaaagaattaaaatcaatCTGCAAAACTCAGATCTAAAAGTTAGTGGGTGCAGCAGAGGGTGTGTGGTTGCTCTGTCCCTGTGATGTTGACACAGAGCTGGTAAGAGGATCTGAGGCAAAGGACTAAACCACAGGAAAACATTTACAGCATCCCTTGGAACAAGGACTTGAGCTGGTCTCAGCATCCACAGCCTTAAGCACAACAGCTTGGGGACCATTTCACATCTATATTCCCATAGATGTCTAGAAAGGAACAAGGTATTTATTTTGAGCTAAGGAGTCACTTTGAACTGAAATTGCTCAGGACTGTTGACAAGACTACAGAGTCTCCCCATTCTCACCCAGCTTTGCTGTTCCCACTTACTTTCTCCATCTGAGTTTCTTTTGCTTCATCTGCCACCACCCAGCTATCAAATAAGGAAGAAACATGGTATTGATTTtgtcattatttattaaaaattaaattttgcaaattactgtcaaaaaaaatcaatagatttaaataaatatacagaTTTCAGGATGCTACATATGGCATGTGTGCAGTAAGTCACTTAAAGGTGAGACATTATACACACAAGGAGATATACATAGTACTTTACAGCAGTAGTTTTACTTTAAATTACTAGGCTCACATTAAACCATGTGCAAAGTTCCCTCTGGAACAAAccctttcaggatttttttcagaatgtctcaAACCTTCAGAAGGTCAAATGTAAAAAAGTTCCTCGGCAGCTTTGGGGACCAAATGATTAGTCTGCTGTTTCATTTAGAATACAATCAATTGGtcttatttttcccccctttaggGCATAAAGGAAAATCAAGGAAGTATTTCTTTTACGTCCAATGGGACTACATCTGCAACAGCCACAGATTTTGGTCCACCACCAACTTCAAGCAGCCCTTTCAAATGCTCCTGTGTAATACTGGATTGGGCAGCAAGGGGGACCCAACAGTGGTTCCTGGAGAGCAATTATTTATCTGCACGAACCAGATGACAACTGCAGCCACAATTTATAATAGAAGTTAATCCACCTAGGCAAACAAAAGTGCGTTTGTGATACAGCTCCAGAGCTTGAGATTGTGTTTGCCTGCAAGATTGGTTTCTAGGTCCTGGGGTCAgtgttttttccaaattatttcttccctcctctgGGCCCGCAGCTCcatgctgctcccagcctggggaAGCGGCCGTGATTTAGATAAACCTACAGCTGTGCAGACAGCGCTGTGCTCTCTTCTTAGCGACCCTTTGCTCCACATCAATCCCACCTGGCTGCCCTTGCCTAATGCATTCTCTATTCCTCTCATCCCGACATGCTATCCATATACCAGTCAATTACTTAATACAGAGTTCAACTCGGAGACCTGATCTAAGCGAAGCAGCAAGCAAGCCTTTGCGTGCTATTTTCCCACCACccaccttctctgccccaagcctTTCCTTTcaggcagagctggaagaaagctGGTATATTATGTTAAGACCTGGAAGTACTATACCCCGCTAAGGCCACGTCAGAGGAGGCGAGACAGATTCCCAGCACTGAACACATCCaaaggagcagctcagctctgcctcAGACCCAGGGGGGCTGCTGCAGaatcacagccccatccagcttcCCCTGGCAAGGGCAGGGGTCCTGCTTGGATTTGACACAAGCTCTGGTGGAAGCAAACTATCCTCCACCTAAAACAGAGCCACTTAAGGACAGTCCTTTGGTGAATTTCTCAGCCAAAGAATGCCATTGACTGCTCAGGTGGCTTTCAGGCTTCTAGAtgatacagactttttttttttttaataaaaactgggAGCTATTTTTACCATGGGAGTCTCATTCATACGCACATGGCACTGTCTGACAAGTAAGAGAACAAAGTGCAAAGGTGGGCTCATGATGGAGGCAGTTTAACCCCGTCTATAACAACCAGCCAAACCACCTCTGAATGGGGCCAGGCTGGAACCATGCTCAgatgtggcccaagtgcagagcAGTGACAGGGCTCAGTGCCACCAGATCCAGAAGTGGTTTCTAAGTGATTCAACCTCCCAGTGGGGGCTGGCCCTCTGCCTCACACTCCAGCGCAGAGTTAAGCTGGCGCTCTCCCAGCAAGAACCTTGTCTGATCCAAAAAGGCACAATTCAGCTCCATGACACATCTACGACTGTTTAGAGAGAGAGCTTTCCCTTTACAACAGTCTCTGAAGCACATGCAGTACTGGTTCACACAACAGGAGCATGGAGACTTCCACTTCTTCCCCCTTCCTCTCATGGCCTTTCCTTCAGCTCTAACTACCGACAGCGGAGTTAGCAGCACCCGCAGGACTCCAAATTCTTCTGGTGAACGTGGTATGCACCCCTTTCTTATCTCTTCTTCTTCCAAGGCAAAACCGTTGGCTGTGCATTCCTCCAAGAGCGGTGCCGCTGCTCGCCAGTCTGCAGGCTGGGGACGGCCACATCCCTGGGAACAGAAGAGACACGATGCTCATTCTCCAGTCTGTTTTCCCATTACTCAGCAACAGCCCATGTTATGATATTTAACTACCAAGACTTATTTTGAGGTAGAagatgggggaaggaagaggaagaatttcCAGCTGCAGCTGTATTAAGCCACAGCAGAGACCCATTGAGCCCAATATCCCCTTTCCACCAGTGGCCGGTGGCAGGGGATTCAAGGAGTCCTGCAGCAGGGCATGACCCAAGTGATGCTACCCCAGATCTGCCTTTCAGAACTTGTTCTCATTGCAGCTGATTTAACTGCCACCAATGGACCAATCTTCCTTCAATTTGCCAATTCCCTTTAACTCGTTTACACTCCTGGAGTCCATGGTTCCTTCCAGCAACAAGTTCCAAAATTCAGTGATGTGATGTGAGAAAAGCTATTTCCTTTGGTCCAAAGCTGCTGCCCAGTCTATCATTTTCCTGGGTGATGCCATCCTTCCCCCCTTATCATACATCACTCACTTGCCTGTACCGTATCAGCGGACTTTCCACTCCAATTAAGAATTACATTTTATGCAATATTCCACTTGTTTTGGAGGAGACAAGAAACTCCTGTTCCCTTAGCTGTTAGATTTCAATTCTACGGAGACCAGAAATAGCCACGTCTCCTCATTTAAAGGGAGACGAGAGGGGGAAGTCAGGTCAAATCCCGGTAGCAATTGCAGTCAGTGGTTACAACCCCGGATTTTAAAGTGCTTATGAGGGACTTTGGGAGTGGGTTTAAATGTCTCACCTGAGAGCTCTCAGCAGGCCGTGATGGGAAGGTCTCACATCACCACTCTGCAGAGACTTCATTGATGCTCCCGTTATTGGGACCTTCAGACTCTGGAGGTACCTAATGAGCAAGAGGAGATGCGTGAGCCCTCACATCCAGCCAAGTGCTGGGGGAGCGTTGCTCTAATGTCACCACTGACAGACTGAGACAGTTGAATGCATGTTTTTGAAGGGTTAATTGCAGCGATTTGAGAGCTATTCATAGCTCACTTTTACTTCTATCCTTTCTCTATTCAGACTTATTTAATCATTGGGGATTTTAACTATTGCCTTGACATTAAATTAATGACAGCTCTCTACAATGACTttgtcccccacctccccatTGTAAGCACCCTTCTCTGCCATTGCCTGAAGCCAGACAACCGAGAGCCCACGTGCACTATAACATGAGCTGGCTCCAGAAGATATTTGCCTTCCAAGACacagctctcagcagccctgctctcctgcagcctctcccacccaagccatgcaGGAGATGCTTGTGTCCCACAGCTTCACACCCTCCATGGTCCCTCTCCCAGCATCCGACAGctcctcctgtcccaccagcGCACCCGGCACTTCCTCAGCCTCCTTGGCAGGAGGGACGGAGGCAACATTGCTTCATATCAGCAAGCAAAGAGACTATTGTACAACAAAAACACCCCAGTGGCGCTCTGCCAGGGCCTCTTGGGAGGGGTATAAAAGCCACTAGACGAGTTCCAGCTGTTTGCTAAGAGCTGCACAGCcctccccagggaggctgcaTGGTTACTCCAGCTCCCAAGACTCCCCTGCCTGCTGGCACCCTCACCGAGTGGcccccagggacatctccagtcccctccccttcaccccccttccccccccaatttACCCAGGCTTGTGGCAGAAGGTGGCACAGATGCTGTCCCTCGAGTGCAAGCACTCACACCTGCCCAGCGATCTCTTGCGCCGCCTTGGCGGGCTTCCCAAGCCATAGGGAGCAGTGTGGctgttcaaaacaaaagaaatcatcTATGCAGCGAACTTTTTTATTAGCCAACAGGTTTATAACACAGTCCTGGGAGGCAGCCAAGCCAGTGCCAGGATAATAAAAGAATCATCTATAGGCAGAAGGTGAAAAGGTCACTGATATGTCTAAGCCTTTaactccagctcctctccccccctcctgTTTTCCCCACCCTACCCCTCCCAGGGAGATTGCCGTGCCAGTATGTGCTGGGTTGCAAGTGGAATTTTCTCCCCTTGCAGCAGCCCAGGCACCCGTGCAAGGGTCGCTGCTCGGGCTGGGCGAGCTGGCAGCTCACCTGGCTGGCAAAGCGCAGGAGGAGCCTGGTTGCCCCAGCtcgccagccccaccagcagcaagcagccagtttctcaagCACGGAGACTTCAGGGCTCCCCCTCTACCCCCCCGTGGGTTTTAACACACAGGACATAGTACAAATGAAGATGTCTTGGGGCCACAACAGGTTCTTCTGATCACAGCATGCTTTCAGAGCTGTTAGCACATTCCCGCTCCATCCTTGATCACAATCTACTCTCCCAGAGGGTTTAGGATTGGCAGGGACTGCAACTATTCTCTGAGCAAGCAGCGAGTTGTAATTGCACGTTAGCGAGCATGATTATAACCACACCTGAGTACATGTGTTTTGCTCCAGTGTGCTGGCCATTGGTCTGAAActgctggaaagctgctatagCATTCCTGAGGGCAGGACTTGGCAGCCACAGGACCTTAGTGCCAGCCCACCACTGTCTCATTAACGAtcctggcagccagcagccaggcTTCCAGTTTGCAAGCAGGCAGAGGAACTTTCTGACTTGCAGCTACAACATCTTGGTTGTTGCTTTCGGCTTCCAGAGGTACAAATCTCAGAAAAAGCTGAACCCAGGAGGAAACAGTGCCCtgagcccccctgccctgccaatTAAACTGCCAGTCCCGAGCAGGAGCACAGCTTGTCCCTTTCCAGATGTTGGAAAGGACAGGACTTGCAATGCTCCCCACAGCAGGTGCTACAAGAGCCTCCCAGCACTCACCCTTTCTCATCTTCTCTAACCTAACCCCATCCTCCATCTGAAAGTACAGTCACTTACTCATCAGCAGAGCCACCCCCCGGCTAGAAGCCTCATTCATGCTCACCCAGGGGTGTTGACCCAGATGATGTCCAgatgacagaaataaatgcattccTTATCCAGCCAGCTGTTGCAGGAACATCGCTTGGTCCTCGGGTGGGCAGCCAGGTGGGACTCTGGCGGAGGATGGCCCGTACCTGtggcagaaggagggagggatgagtTGCAGGAGGAAGGGATAAGCTGCAGGCTCGGCACAGGGCACTGGAGTGCCCCGTCGGTTTGTCACCTCCACAATTACACCTCCGGTAAGGATTACGGCGATCTCAATATGCAGGCAGTTTTACAGGAGGTGCAGCCTTACCAATTAGGCTGTGGGCTTATTAAAGATTTGCACCACcctggcagctgcagaggcaACCCCCAGAGCAATGCCCCCCTGCAATGCACcccacaccctctgcccccaccacGCAGCCCCACTCCTCTGGCCGAGTGGGGGTGAAAGAGGGgtcccccagccagggcaggcCCCAAGCCCCCTTTCAAGCCGGGGCTCACCATCTCCCAGGAGGACGCAGAGGGCGAGGGCCAGCAGGAGGGTGCCGGCAGGGT comes from the Numenius arquata chromosome 21, bNumArq3.hap1.1, whole genome shotgun sequence genome and includes:
- the EDN2 gene encoding endothelin-2, yielding MPSHPAGTLLLALALCVLLGDGTGHPPPESHLAAHPRTKRCSCNSWLDKECIYFCHLDIIWVNTPGHTAPYGLGSPPRRRKRSLGRCECLHSRDSICATFCHKPGYLQSLKVPITGASMKSLQSGDVRPSHHGLLRALRDVAVPSLQTGEQRHRSWRNAQPTVLPWKKKR